One segment of Acropora muricata isolate sample 2 chromosome 8, ASM3666990v1, whole genome shotgun sequence DNA contains the following:
- the LOC136925073 gene encoding glyceraldehyde-3-phosphate dehydrogenase-like, with amino-acid sequence MVKVGINGFGRIGRLVMRASLEHPEVQVVAVNDPFIDLEYMEYMFKYDSTHGRFKGTTEVKDGKLVINGNPISVYALKDPAAIPWKDAGADFVVESTGVFTTTEKASAHLKGGAKKVIISAPSADAPMFVMGVNEKTYDAATMNVVSNASCTTNCLAPLAKVINDNFGIEEGLMTTIHAYTATQKTVDGPSGKKWRDGRGANQNVIPATTGAAKAVGKVIPELNGKLTGMAFRVPVPDVSVVDLTCRLKKPTSYEEIKKVVKKASETDLKGFLAYTEDQVVSSDFISDTHSSVFDALAGIQLNPTFVKLVSWYDNEYGYSHRVVDLIEYMATK; translated from the exons ATGGTCAAGGTAGGAATCAACGG ATTTGGCCGCATTGGAAGGCTGGTTATGCGCGCTTCTTTGGAACACCCAGAAGTGCAAGTTGTGGCAGTTAACGATCCGTTCATCGATTTGGAATATATG GAATATATGTTCAAGTATGATTCAACTCATGGAAGATTCAAGGGCACTACAGAGGTGAAAGACGGCAAGCTTGTCATTAATGGAAATCCAATCAGCGTTTATGCATTGAAGGACCCAGCAGCAATTCCCTGGAAGGATGCTGGTGCGGATTTTGTGGTGGAATCAACTGGTGTTTTTACTACAACAGAGAAAGCCAGTGCACATTTGAAAGGTGGAGCCAAGAAAGTTATCATTTCTGCTCCTTCAGCTGATGCCCCTATGTTTGTAATGGGAGTGAATGAAAAGACATATGATGCAGCTACCATGAACGTTGTAAG CAATGCCTCGTGCACAACCAACTGCCTAGCTCCTCTAGCTAAAGTCATCAATGACAATTTTGGAATAGAAGAGGGTTTGATGACAACCATCCATGCTTACACTGCGACACAGAAGACAGTGGATGGACCTAGTGGAAAG AAATGGCGTGATGGCCGTGGAGCTAACCAGAATGTGATTCCTGCAACAACTGGAGCTGCTAAGGCTGTGGGAAAGGTGATTCCTGAACTCAATGGCAAACTCACTGGTATGGCATTCCGTGTTCCAGTTCCTGATGTTTCTGTGGTGGACTTGACTTGTCGACTCAAGAAACCG ACTTCTTATGAGGAGATAAAAAAGGTTGTGAAGAAAGCATCGGAGACTGATCTGAAGGGATTCCTTGCTTACACTGAGGACCAAGTTGTTTCCTCCGACTTCATCAGTGATACACACTCCTCAGTTTTTGATGCCTTGGCCGGAATTCAGCTGAACCCAACTTTTGTCAAGTTGGTTTCTTG
- the LOC136925076 gene encoding cyclin-dependent kinase 11B-like, which produces MSSSPHKLQGKRPADSECIDLDETSSSDDFKIKTLDEILKEKRRRIEGNDAVGEGEKNETSEGNSKMTSPSVFSKEETTNASKQGSPGNESEIIYQLSPGLLSLSPMSSTSDTPGKLKRQSSQDVERAGKVKGGRKTTEGEEGEIFSDLSDAESKQDDKRRRTSSSKEYNKTEIAIDADDISDDSSDSENGKSNKQQKYSTLQLDVDKKRTGKEDDVEDALDSKEKLKHDLERENLSSRNPSSEKKSKDVDLAESKETETEESSEDESEEEGSGEEVEITAVTKRVKEDVTPEGNGRKENTDVESESEDSSDDDDESEDEKVEEPRKEKSVKDKQQTVVEDRDKIEERVKKGKVQDDVESSSEEESSSEEESEEESESEMSDESEEEAVEQKGVKKTEVVSERKNREEFESEDFHSELKLLKRPRPVDDKYGEKSKMERLHRDKRRQEAGASNARSEKQRKLSDKERKDSKYEHYEERRYAKSDSKVRGQEKSRSGDKVDGKGREGHSKHKSRINPKEDVKFSKSKADRSGARDVKSEGKVNKDWKYSRKDSSKRKSSDKAPREEVKDKERKGRNGIGRKSSSSERFNKDSRVSGEDTVSSKLKKGDGPSRILTERERGQFSNEIVESDLEDSSSEEDNRKGQFDSEMTLDRLSDREKEDEKELEPKMPPYYPAVRGCRNVEEFQWLNRIEEGTYGVVYRAKDKRTGDIVALKKLKMEREKEGFPITSLREINTLLKAQHPNIVTVREIVVGSNMDKIYIVMDYVEHDLKVLMEHMTQGFRIGEIKTLMIQLLRAVAHLHDNWILHRDIKASNLLLSNKGILKVGDFGLAREYGSPLKNYTPIVVTLWYRAPELLLGTKEYSTPIDLWSVGCVFAELLTMKPLFPGKSEIDQINRIFKDLGTPSDKIWPGPPSYSELPAVKKMTFTEYPYNSLRNRFGAHLTDKGFDLLNSFLTYDPKRRITADEALQHLYFSESPSPVDPSMFPTWPAKSEMMKRPKKKDVEHSPQAPEGGAMFAKLADEGDSGNASEGFRMPPSKKGSAAVAGFTLKF; this is translated from the exons ATGTCTTCCAGCCCACACAAATTGCAAGGAAAGAGACCTGCGGATTCAGAATGCATCGATCTGGACGAGACGAGTTCCTCTGAcgatttcaaaataaaaactctCGACGAAATTCTAAAAGAGAAGCGAAGACGCATCGAGGGAAACGACGCTGTTGGAGAAGGGGAAAAAAATGAAACGTCAGAGGGAAATTCAAAGATGACTAGCCCGTCAGttttttcaaaggaagaaaCGACGAACGCATCAAAACAAGGATCTCCAGGAAATGAAAGCGAAATTATTTATCAGCTCAGCCCAGGACTGCTAAGCTTGTCTCCAA TGTCATCCACCAGCGACACACCAGGAAAATTAAAAAGGCAATCATCTCAAGATGTAGAACGGGCTGGAAAAGTTAAAGGAGGAAGAAAGACCACAGAAGGAGAAGAAGGTGAAATCTTCAGTGATCTATCAGATGCTGAGAGCAAACAAGATGACAAGCGTCGAAGAACTTCATCATCCAAAGAATACAATAAAACGGAAATTGCTATAGACGCAGATGATATAAGTGATGACTCATCTGATTCAGAAAATGGAAAGAGTAACAAGCAGCAAAAATATTCAACTTTGCAGCTGGATGTTGATAAGAAGAGAACTGGAAAGGAAGACGATGTTGAGGATGCCTTGGATTCCAAAGAGAAATTGAAACATGATCTGGAGAGAGAGAATTTATCTTCAAGGAATCCTAGCTCTGAAAAGAAGTCAAAAGATGTGGACTTGGCGGAAAGTAAAG AAACTGAAACAGAAGAATCTAGCGAGGATGAGAGTGAGGAAGAAGGGAGTGGAGAGGAGGTGGAAATAACTGCAGTTACGAAGCGAGTGAAGGAAGATGTTACACCTGAAGGAAATGGCAGGAAGGAAAACACAGACGTGGAGTCTGAAAGTGAAGACAGcagtgatgacgatgatgaaaGTGAAGATGAGAAAGTTGAAGAACCAAGGAAGGAAAAGAGTGTAAAAGACAAGCAGCAGACTGTTGTGGAAGATAGAGATAAAATAGAGGAGAGGGTGAAAAAGGGAAAGGTGCAAGATGATGTGGAGAGTTCCAGTGAGGAGGAATCAAGCAGCGAAGAAGAAAGCGAGGAAGAATCGGAGAGTGAAATGTCAGATGAAAGTGAGGAAGAGGCTGTAGAGCAGAAAGGGGTGAAAAAGACTGAGGTTGTCTCTGAAAGGAAAAATCGGGAGGAATTTGAATCAGAGGACTTTCATTCAGAATTAAAACTACTGAAACGGCCAAGGCCTGTTGATGACAAGTATGGAGAGAAAAGTAAAATGGAGCGACTTCATCGAGATAAAAGGAGGCAGGAGGCAGGAGCCTCAAATGCAAGGagtgaaaaacaaaggaaactttCAGATAAGGAAAGGAAAGACTCAAAATATGAGCATTATGAGGAAAGAAGGTATGCAAAAAGTGACAGCAAGGTTAGGGGACAAGAGAAAAGCAGATCAGGTGATAAAGTTGATGGGAAAGGTAGGGAAGGACATAGCAAGCACAAATCAAGAATCAATCCAAAAGAGGATGTTAAGTTTTCCAAATCCAAAGCAGACAGATCGGGTGCAAGGGATGTCAAATCTGAAGGTAAAGTCAACAAAGACTGGAAGTATTCCAGGAAGGATTCTTCCAAGCGGAAGTCTAGCGACAAAGCTCCGAGAGAGGAGGTGAAAGACAAAGAGCGCAAAGGCCGCAATGGAATTGGGAGGAAGTCCTCGTCATCAGAGAGGTTCAACAAGGATAGTCGAGTCAGTGGGGAAGACACAGTGTCCAGTAAGCTGAAGAAAGGAGATGGCCCATCCCGGATCTTGACTGAACGTGAAAGAGGTCAGTTCTCCAATGAGATTGTTGAAAGTGACCTTGAGGACAGTAGTTCAGAGGAGGATAACAGGAAAGGACAGTTTGATTCTGAGATGACGTTGGATCGGCTCTCTGACAGAGAAAAGGAAGACGAAAAAGAACTGGAGCCCAAAATGCCTCCTTATTACCCAGCTGTTCGTGGGTGCAGAAACGTTGAAGAGTTTCAGTGGCTGAATAGAATTGAAGAAGGAACATATGGCGTGGTGTACAGAGCAAAAGATAAGAGAACAG GAGACATTGTGgctttgaaaaagttaaaaatggaGAGAGAAAAAGAAGGATTTCCCATCACATCGTTACGTGAAATCAACACTCTACTGAAGGCACAGCATCCCAACATTGTGACTGTCAGG GAAATAGTTGTTGGCAGCAACATGGATAAAATCTACATAGTTATGGACTACGTTGAACACGACCTGAAAGTTCTGATGGAGCACATGACACAGGGCTTTAGGATTG gtgagATTAAGACACTCATGATTCAGCTTCTGCGTGCTGTGGCCCATCTTCACGATAACTGGATACTTCACCGTGATATAAAAGCATCCAACTTGCTCCTAAGCAATAAAGGAATTCTTAAG GTAGGAGATTTTGGACTTGCAAGAGAGTATGGATCACCTCTGAAGAACTATACCCCTATAGTGGTGACCCTGTGGTACAGAGCACCTGAGTTGTTGCTGGGCACCAAG GAATACTCCACTCCCATTGATCTCTGGTCTGTTGGATGCGTATTTGCTGAACTACTGACGATGAAGCCTTTGTTTCCTGGAAAATCAGAGATAGACCAGATCAACAGAATATTCAAG GACCTTGGTACTCCCAGCGATAAGATATGGCCTGGACCACCATCGTACTCTGAGCTCCCAGCTGTTAAAAAG ATGACGTTCACAGAATACCCGTACAACAGTCTGAGGAACAGATTTGGAGCTCATTTAACGGACAAGGGCTTCGATTTGTTAAACAG CTTTTTGACCTATGACCCCAAGCGGAGAATTACTGCTGACGAAGCGCTACAGCATCTCTATTTTTCT GAGTCACCATCCCCAGTAGACCCGTCCATGTTTCCCACGTGGCCCGCGAAAAGCGAAATGATGAAACGACCGAAGAAGAAAGATGTGGAACACAGTCCCCAAGCCCCGGAGGGTGGGGCAATGTTTGCCAAACTG gcgGATGAAGGAGACAGCGGCAATGCAAGCGAAGGGTTTAGAATGCCACCTTCAAAGAAAGGCTCCGCAGCTGTGGCTGGATTTACTCTTAAATTTTAG